The window CGGGGCCGCCTCGCGAATGGCCCCGGCCGGTCGGCCCCGGGAAATGCCCGGGAGTGCCGGGAAGCCGACCGGCGGGTCGGCCCGGAATCCCGCCACCGGTTCGAGCCACGTATTCCCCTCACGGATACCCGGCACGGATACCCGGCACTACGCCGGAGGAATGTACCCGTGGTGTTGCCGGAGATGAATTCGCCGTGACGAATTCCGGTCCGCCGGGAATTCGACCGGCCGGCCGGTCCCGGTATCCGGGGGTTCTTCCGGCCCGCCGCGGGCCGGGCCGGAAGAACCCCTGGGTGGTGCCGGACCGCGGAGCTACGCGGGAACGGCCCCGGCGGGCCGGGTGAGGCCGTCGAAGCCCGCCGGATCGGTACCGAGACCGGCCGGTGCCACCCAGTCGAACGGCCGGTAGACCGCCGGGCCCAGGCCCAGGCTCTCGGCGACCGTCTCCCGCAGCCGGTTCGAGGTGAACCCGCCGATGACGTTCATCTGGGCGTCCCGGTAGAGGCGCTCCACCTCGTGGCCCCGGGTGACGCCGGCCGCGCCGTGGATCTGCACGGCGCGGGCGGCGACCTCGACGGCCATCTCGGTGGCGTAGATCTTGAGCATGGCGATCGCCTCCCGGGCCGACCGGCCGGCGGCGAGCTCGGTCACCGCCCGGCGGGCCAGCACCCGGGCGGCGTCGATCTGGGCCCGGGATTCGGCGAGCTGGGTCTGCACGCCCTCCATGTGCGCCAGGGGCCGCCCGAAGGAGACCCGCTCACCCGCGTACCGGACCGAGGCGTCCAGTGCGGACTCGGCGATGGCGATGGCCGAGACGGAGATCAGCAGCCAGCCCCAGGCCATCAGTTCGGCCAGCTCACCGGCCAGTTCGCCGAACGGCACGGGCACCACGTCGGCCTCGGAGACGGTGGCCTCGGTGAAGACGATGCCGCCCCAGGGCATGCCGCGCAGGCCCATCCGCGGCGTCTCGTAGCGGCGGACGCCGGGCTGGTTCAGGTCCACGAAGGCGAGGCACCAGTCGTGGCCCTCGTCGCCGGGGGCCTTCTGCCGGCGGGCGAGTGTGACGGCCACGTCCGCGTCCGGCGCATTGGTGATCTTGGCCTTCTCGCCGTTGATGACGAACCCCTCGCCGGGGGCTCCGGCCGGCCGGACCGTGGTGGTGTAGGTCCCGGCGTCGCTGCCCGCGGGCGGTTCCACGATGGCGAAGCAGGCCAGCTTCTCGCCGGAGATCAGCGGCTTCAGCAGCCGGTCGTACTCGCTAGGCCGGCTGTAGCGGGAGATCAGCTTGCCGCACAGCAGGCCGGACACCGTGGCGGTCCAGTAACTGCCCGGGCAGGCGCGGGCGAGCGCCTCCATGGCCGCCAGCTGGGTGAGGCCGTCGGCGCCGCTGCCGCCCGAGGACTCCGGGTGGAACAGCCGCAGGTAGCCGCTGTCGATGATCTCCGTCCAGTTCGGCGAAGGCATCCGGCCCGCCGCGTCGGTCTCGGCGGCTCGGGAGGCGGTGCCCGGGAAGCTGAGGACGGTGCCGTGTGGTGTGTCGGTCATGTCGGTATCGGTCCTCACGTCAGCCGAGCCCGAGCAGGGACGCGGCGATCACCGGGCGCAGCACCTCGGTGCCGCCCCCGGTCTCGGCGAAGAACAGGGCGTCGCGGTGGGCCCGCGCGATCAGGTGGTCGCTGGTCAGCGCGAGCGGGCCGGACAGGCGCGCGGCCCCCTCGGCCACCGTCCGCGCGGCGGCGGCCACGAAGAGCCGCGCGGTGGCGGCGTCCTGGCGGGTGGGCCGGCCGCCGGAGTCGAACTGTCCGGCGGCCCGGTAGAGCAGTCCGGAGGCCAGCTCGCAGCGGGTGGCGAGGTCGGCCAGGGTGAACCGGGCGGACTGGGCGTGCACGAGGGGCCGGCCGAAGACCCGGCGCTCGCCGACGCCGTCGACGGCGTCCCGGACCAGGGCCCGCATGACGCCGAGCCAGGGCGCGCTGGAGAAGACCCAGTCGAGCGAGGCCAGCAGCGGCTCCACCTCGGTCCCGGCGCCGCCGACGCTGCCCAGCACCGCGTCGTCCGGGACGTGGCAGCCGTCCAGCACGAGGCGTCCCCAGGCGCAGGTGCGCATGGCGGCCGGCGCCGACTCGGTGATCAGCAGTCCGGGGGTGGAGCGGTCCAGGACGAAGGCCGTCCGGCCGCCGCCGTCGTGCGTGGCGACGACCAGGAAGTGGTGGGCCACCGGGCCGCCGGCGACGAGGTCCAGCTCGCCCGTGAGCACCCAGCCGCCGAGCCCCGGGGTGCCGGGGCGGGCGGTGACGGTCGGGGCGAGGGCGGCGCCCTGGGTCTGCCGCAGGGACACCGCGCCGATCCAGTCACCGGATGCCATCAGGGGCAGGTAGCGCTCGCGCTGGCGGGGGCTGCCGAAGGCGCGCAGTGGCACGGTGGCGAGCACCGCGTGGACGCCGACGGCGAGGGCGAGGCCCGGGTCGCGGGCGCCTTCGCCGAGGCCTTCGAGGAGGGCACAGGTCTGGGTGGCGCTGAGGCCGCCGCCGCCGAGGGCGCGCGGGACCAGCGGTCCGGCGAGGCCGGGGCCGGGCCGGGCGCCGGCCAGTTCGGCGAAGAGGGCCGGGTCCCAGCGGTGGTCGCGGTCCCGCTCGGCCGCGGTCGGCCGCGCGACGCGCTCGGCCAGCTCGCGGGCCGCGGCGGCCGACGACGGATCGCCGGACCCCTGAGGGGCGGGCTTGAGTTCCAGTGGAACAACCATCGGAAGTTCTCTCCTTTCTACGGGCGGTGCTCAGTTCGGTAAGTGGTCGCTTCCCCCGGCACTGCGGGGTGCGTGCGCACGGTTCGACCGGTCCGTTCTCACGTGTCCATGGCTCCGTTCTCGGGTGGAGGGGGGTGCGGCGGTACGGGGCGGCACACCGTCGGGGGCGCTCGAACGACTCGCGGGGCAATGCCGCCGGCCTCCCGCCGCTCGGCGCGGATTTCGCGCGCCTATTCAGCGATACAGGTGCCCTCGGAGGCTGTCCAGGAAATTGTCGGCATGCCGACGAGAAGTCCGCACAGCTCACCGTCCATGACGTTCCATCACAGTCCTTGACAAGCTCCTGACATTGGCAGTGTTGTCCCTTCACAGCGCGATCGACCACCATATTCGTCGAGCGCACTGCGCATCGTCGCTCTTTCGGCCCTGCTCCATTCGTACATGCCGCATCGCGAGAATTCAGGCCGGAGCCGAGGTCAGCGCGAATGGGAACCCGGCTCCGGAAAAGGAGGGAACGCACATGGCACCAGCAGAGCACCTGAAGGAAGACGTGCCCCCGCAGGGGCTGCCCCACCTGTCCGACGCGACCTTGCGGGACTCCGCGCACATGGCAGGCGTCGAGTTCGGCCCCAAGGACGCCGCCCACATCGCCGACCTCCTGGTCCGCACCGGCGTCGAGCTGGTCGAGGTCGGGATGATCTCCGGCCCGTCGACCAAGGACGCCGACCTCATCCTCGCCACCCACGAGTCGGTGGGCCCGGAGCGCTCGCTGAGCCTGGTCGTGGTGCGGGACCGCCAGCAGGTGGTCACGGCGCTGGACGAGGCCAAGCGGCTCGGCGTGCGGTCCGTGATGTTCTCGATCCCGACCTCGGAGCAGCACGCGGCCCTCAAGCTGAGCTCCTCCAGCACCAAGTACCTGATCGCGGTGGCCCGGGCGGCGATCGTCGCGGCCAAGGAGCGCGGCTTCCACGTCACCTTCAGCGGTGAGGACGGTGCCCGCACGCCCAGGGAGCGGCTCGTCCCCTACGTCGAGGCGGGCTTCGCGGCCGGCGCCGACCGGTTCCGGCTGGCGGAGACCGTCGCCTACCTGTCGCCGTGGCAGATGGAGCGTCAGATCCGCAGCATCACCGAGATCGACGGCTCCGAGATCGAGATCCACTCGCACAACATGCTGGGCATGGCGGTCGCCAACTCGCTGGCCGCCTACCGCGCCGGGGCGAAGTGGATCTCCGCGACGGCCGGCGGCATCGGGGAGCGCGGCGGCAACGCCCCGCTGGCCGAGCTGCTCACCTCGCTGCGGGTGGTCTACGGCGACACCCGCTTCGACCTGAGCCACCTCACCGAGCTCACCAACGCCGCGCTGCGCGGCGCCCGGCTCGGCGACGCCTTCCAGTCCGGCCCCACGGCCCCGCACGCCTTCGCCTACGAGCTGCCCGGCCAGCTGACCCACCCCGAGGCCTACGAGACGCTGGCCCCGGAGATCGTCGGGAACTCCCGCGAGCTGCGGGTGCGCACCCGGCTGACCACACCGCTGGTCACCTGGGCGCTCGACGAGCTGGCCGAGTCGGTCGACGTCGCCGCCTTCACCTCCTGGCTGACCGTCCGTCAGGAGCGCGACGAACGCGACCTGCTGGACCGCGACGCGATCCGCAAGGCGGCCGTCGAGTTCCAGTCCGTCTGACCGGTCCCACCCCGGTCCGGCTTTCCACCACCACCGGATCCACATCCACCAGAGAACGACTACGGAGATGACAATGTCTGCTGGCACGTTGACCGGTCTGTGCCCCGAATGCGAGACCGATCTGACCACCCCGCCGATGGTGCAGGGCGAGACCATCGCCTGCCCCGAGTGCATGCTGACGCTCCGGGTGGAGGACGTCGTGGAGGGCCGGCTCAGCCTCCAGATGGTCGAGGTGCAGCTTCGCGATTGGGGTCAGTAAGCCCATGGAGCGAACTGTCGCCATCGTCGCCGACCGGGTCGGCTGGGAAGAGCGCCGGCTGATCGACGCGGCCGCGGGCCTGGGCCTGAGCGTCGAGTGGGTCAACGACGAGTCCCTCGCCCTGGGTGACCAGGAGTCGGCCTCGCTCGGGGGCTACGCCGCCGTGCTCGTCCGCAGCCGCAGCTACACGCGGGGCGGTCTGATCGCCACCGTCGCGGAGGCGGCCCGGATCCCCACCCTGAACACCGTCTCGGCCATCCAGGCCTGCGAGAACAAGCTGACGCTGCGCGCCCAGCTGCGTGCCGCCGGCGTGCCGGTGCCCGACTTCCGGCTCGTGCTGTCCCGCCGGGACTTCGAGAAGGCCCTGGCCGAACTGCCGCCGCCGGTCGTGCTGAAGCCGGTCTTCGGCGGCATGGGCAAGCGGGTCACCCTGCTGCGGGACGCGGACTCCGCGCACTCGGTCTACGACTACGTCGAGGACCTCGGGCACGGCTTCGAGCAGGCCTCGCTGATCGAGCCCTACCTGGCCGGCGGATCCTCATTGCGCTGCTTCGTGGTCGGCCGCGAGCTGGTCGCCATCGCCGAGTTCCACAGCGCGGGGACGGACTGGCGCAGCAACGCGGCGCTGGGCAACCGCAACCGCGCCGTCGACCTCGACCCCGAGGTGCAGAAGATCGTCGACGGGGTGCTGGACGTCCTCGGCGAGGGCATCTTCGGCATCGACCTCTTCGCGACGCCCGACGGCTACGTGGTCAACGAGGTCAACCACGCACCGGCCTTCCGGGCGGTCGCCTCGGCCACCGGGGTGGACATCGCCACGGCCATCGGCCGCTACGTACGGGAGGAGATCGGATGATCCGGGTCGGCATCATCGGGGCCTCCGGGCTCGCCGGCGGTGAACTGATCAGGCTGATCACCCAGCACCCCGAGCTGGAGCTGACCTTCCTCGGCGGCAACGCCAGCGCGGGGCGCCGCCCGGCCGAGCTCCACCCGGGCCTGCGGCTGGACCTCGGGCTGACCATCGAACCGGTCGGCACGGACCTCAGCGGCCGGTGCGACGTCGTCCTGCTCGCCACGCCCGCGACCGCCTCGGCGGAGCTGGCGGCGCGGCTGGCCGACGAGGTGCCCTGTGTCATCGACCTCAGCGGCGCCTTCCGGATCCAGACGCCGGCGCTGCACGACCGGTGGTACCCGGACGTGCACCGTGCCGACGGCCTGGCGGACCGGTTCGTCTACGGCGTCCCGGAGCTGGTCGGCGACCAGCTGCCCGGCGCCGCGCTGATCTCGCTGCCGGGCTGCTTCGCCACCGCGATCACCCTCGGGCTCGCCCCGCTGGTGATCGGCCTCGGCCTCAACCTGAGGACCGTGGTGGTGGACGGCAAGACCGGCTCCAGCGGCGGCGGCCTGTCCCTGCGGACGGCCGACCTGCACCCGCTGCGCAACGGCGCCATCGCGCCGTACGCACCGGCGGGGCACCGGCACGCGGCGGAGGTCAAGGACTTCCTGGAGCGCAGCAAGCCGGGCGGGATCGACTCGCTCAGCATGTCGGCGTACGGGGTGTCGCACGTGCGCGGCCTGATGGCCAGCACCTACGTCTTCACCGACGACGAGGTGGACGCGCGCAGCCTGCACCGCGCGTACCTGCGCTTCTACAAGCAGCGCCCGTTCGTGCGGGTCCGCCGGCACAACGAGACGCTGATCCCGGTGCCGGACCCGCAGGCCGTGCTGGGTTCGAACTTCTGCGACGTGTCGGTCCTGCACGACGAGGAGGCCGGGCGGATCGTCGTCCTGGCGGCGCTGGACAACATGGTCAAGGGCGCGGCGGGCCAGGCGATCCAGGCCCTCAACCTGCGCTTCGGCCTGCCCGAGGAGACCGGGCTGACCCAGCAGCCGGTGATGCCGGCATGACCGGGACGGCAGCCACCGACACCCCGACCGTCGTCAAGCTCGGCGGCAGCACGGTCGACGACCTCGCCGGCACCTGGTGGGACGACCTGGCCCGGTTCGGCCGGGACCGCCCGCTGGTCCTCGTGCACGGCTGGTCCAAGCCGCTGAAGAACCTCAGCCCCCGCTACCACGAGCCCTCGGCGATCCTGCGCGACCGGTACGGCAACCAGAGCCGGTGGACGACGCCCGAGGTCATCGAGGACATCAAGACCGTCAGTGCCGAGCTCGCCGAGGACGTCCTGCGACGCCTGGAGCAGCGCGGCATCACCGCCGAGCGGGTGCTCGGCAGCGACGGCCTGGTGACCGCCGGCGAGGGTGAGCGCTGGTGGTGGAAGGAGAAGCAGCTCGTCGAGCTGGAGAACCTCGTCGGCCCGATCACCGGGGTGGACCCGGCGGTGCTGAAGAACCTCAAGGCCGGCCACGCCTACCTCGTCACCCCGCTCGCGCGGGACGCGGCGGGCCGGGAGGTCAACACCGACGGCGACCGGGCCGCTGCCGCCGTCGCCGGCGGCATCGGGGCCGAACAGCTGGTCCTGGTCACCGATGTCGCGCACCTGCTGATCGACGATCAGCCGGTGCGCCGGATCACGGCGGAGGCCGCGGCCCGGTTCCGGGACAAGGGCGCCACCGGCGGCATGCGCAAGAAGCTGCGCGCCGCGGGGGAGGCCCTGGACCGGGGAGTGGACCGTGTCGTCATCGGCAGCGCACCCGTGACGGACCTGATCGCCGAGCGCACCGGAACCGTCATCACACGAGCGTGAGGAGCAGGGTACGTGGCGAAATCCCGTGTGCTAGTCGTCAACAACGGAACGCTGTCGCTGAAGCAGCTCCGCGGCCGCTTCGAGGAGCTGGGTTCGGAGACGGACGTCGTCCGAGCCGAGGAGGTGCCCGCCGACCTCGGTGGCCGCTACCAGGCGATCGTGCTGAGCGGTACCAAGGTGCGGGCCTATGACAGCGACTTCTACCGGCCGCTGATCGACCTCGTGACCCATGCCGACGTCCCGGTCTTCGGGATCTGCGGCGGCATGCAGATCATCGCCGTCGCGGCCGGCGGCCGGCTCGCCGAGGGGCCGCAGCGGGTGGGCGGCTACGAGGTGCAGGTCGACAAGGAGGAGCCGCTCTTCACCCATGTGAAGCCGACCGTGACGGTGTTCCACCGGCACACCCTCTACCTCCAGGAGGCGCCCGAGGGCTTCCGCTCGATCGGCCGCTCGGAGCACGCCCCGGTGGAGTTCATCCGCTCCGAGGACGGGCGGATCCACGGGGCCCAGGCACATCTGGAGTTCCGCGCCGACGGTCTGGAGATTCTGCGAGGCTTCGCACAGCTCTACCAGTGACGATCCGTCAGCAGGCGCGTACGGCCGAGCCGTCCGCGGCGGCCGGCGCGCCTGGCTGACGGACCGTCACACCATGAACCCATCTAGGTACCGAAGGAATGCGCACATGACTGTGGAAGAGACCCAGGCGCCGGCATTCGCCGTTCACCTCAACGGCAGCGGTGGTGCGATCAAGGGCTGGGTGGTCGTCGACTCCCTCGTCGACGGCCTGGCCATGGGCGGCACCCGGATGACCACCGGGGTCACCGAGGAGGAAGTGGCGGGCCTGGCCCGCGACATGACCGACAAGTTCACCCTCGCCGGGCTGCGCATCGGCGGCGCCAAGGCCGGCATCGTCTCCGACGGCACCGACCGCGAGGAGACCTTCCGGACCTTCGGCCGGACGGTGAAGCCGCTGCTGCACGGCGGCATCCACCTCGGCATCGACATGGGCGTCACCCCCGCGGACCGGGCGGTGTTCTTCGCGGAGGCCGGTTACGACCCGCGCTTCCGGCTGGGTGCCCCGGACATGCCGATCGACTGGCGCACCTACTACGAGCCGCTGATCGACTGCACCGGGCACGGTGTGGGGGTGGCCGCGGTCACCGCGCTGGAGGCCAGTGGCCGCACCGG of the Kitasatospora sp. NBC_01246 genome contains:
- a CDS encoding acyl-CoA dehydrogenase family protein, with translation MTDTPHGTVLSFPGTASRAAETDAAGRMPSPNWTEIIDSGYLRLFHPESSGGSGADGLTQLAAMEALARACPGSYWTATVSGLLCGKLISRYSRPSEYDRLLKPLISGEKLACFAIVEPPAGSDAGTYTTTVRPAGAPGEGFVINGEKAKITNAPDADVAVTLARRQKAPGDEGHDWCLAFVDLNQPGVRRYETPRMGLRGMPWGGIVFTEATVSEADVVPVPFGELAGELAELMAWGWLLISVSAIAIAESALDASVRYAGERVSFGRPLAHMEGVQTQLAESRAQIDAARVLARRAVTELAAGRSAREAIAMLKIYATEMAVEVAARAVQIHGAAGVTRGHEVERLYRDAQMNVIGGFTSNRLRETVAESLGLGPAVYRPFDWVAPAGLGTDPAGFDGLTRPAGAVPA
- a CDS encoding acyl-CoA dehydrogenase family protein, producing the protein MVVPLELKPAPQGSGDPSSAAAARELAERVARPTAAERDRDHRWDPALFAELAGARPGPGLAGPLVPRALGGGGLSATQTCALLEGLGEGARDPGLALAVGVHAVLATVPLRAFGSPRQRERYLPLMASGDWIGAVSLRQTQGAALAPTVTARPGTPGLGGWVLTGELDLVAGGPVAHHFLVVATHDGGGRTAFVLDRSTPGLLITESAPAAMRTCAWGRLVLDGCHVPDDAVLGSVGGAGTEVEPLLASLDWVFSSAPWLGVMRALVRDAVDGVGERRVFGRPLVHAQSARFTLADLATRCELASGLLYRAAGQFDSGGRPTRQDAATARLFVAAAARTVAEGAARLSGPLALTSDHLIARAHRDALFFAETGGGTEVLRPVIAASLLGLG
- a CDS encoding isopropylmalate synthase, with the protein product MAPAEHLKEDVPPQGLPHLSDATLRDSAHMAGVEFGPKDAAHIADLLVRTGVELVEVGMISGPSTKDADLILATHESVGPERSLSLVVVRDRQQVVTALDEAKRLGVRSVMFSIPTSEQHAALKLSSSSTKYLIAVARAAIVAAKERGFHVTFSGEDGARTPRERLVPYVEAGFAAGADRFRLAETVAYLSPWQMERQIRSITEIDGSEIEIHSHNMLGMAVANSLAAYRAGAKWISATAGGIGERGGNAPLAELLTSLRVVYGDTRFDLSHLTELTNAALRGARLGDAFQSGPTAPHAFAYELPGQLTHPEAYETLAPEIVGNSRELRVRTRLTTPLVTWALDELAESVDVAAFTSWLTVRQERDERDLLDRDAIRKAAVEFQSV
- a CDS encoding lysine biosynthesis protein LysW, whose amino-acid sequence is MSAGTLTGLCPECETDLTTPPMVQGETIACPECMLTLRVEDVVEGRLSLQMVEVQLRDWGQ
- a CDS encoding ATP-grasp domain-containing protein, giving the protein MERTVAIVADRVGWEERRLIDAAAGLGLSVEWVNDESLALGDQESASLGGYAAVLVRSRSYTRGGLIATVAEAARIPTLNTVSAIQACENKLTLRAQLRAAGVPVPDFRLVLSRRDFEKALAELPPPVVLKPVFGGMGKRVTLLRDADSAHSVYDYVEDLGHGFEQASLIEPYLAGGSSLRCFVVGRELVAIAEFHSAGTDWRSNAALGNRNRAVDLDPEVQKIVDGVLDVLGEGIFGIDLFATPDGYVVNEVNHAPAFRAVASATGVDIATAIGRYVREEIG
- the argC gene encoding N-acetyl-gamma-glutamyl-phosphate reductase, coding for MIRVGIIGASGLAGGELIRLITQHPELELTFLGGNASAGRRPAELHPGLRLDLGLTIEPVGTDLSGRCDVVLLATPATASAELAARLADEVPCVIDLSGAFRIQTPALHDRWYPDVHRADGLADRFVYGVPELVGDQLPGAALISLPGCFATAITLGLAPLVIGLGLNLRTVVVDGKTGSSGGGLSLRTADLHPLRNGAIAPYAPAGHRHAAEVKDFLERSKPGGIDSLSMSAYGVSHVRGLMASTYVFTDDEVDARSLHRAYLRFYKQRPFVRVRRHNETLIPVPDPQAVLGSNFCDVSVLHDEEAGRIVVLAALDNMVKGAAGQAIQALNLRFGLPEETGLTQQPVMPA
- a CDS encoding amino acid kinase family protein, with the protein product MTGTAATDTPTVVKLGGSTVDDLAGTWWDDLARFGRDRPLVLVHGWSKPLKNLSPRYHEPSAILRDRYGNQSRWTTPEVIEDIKTVSAELAEDVLRRLEQRGITAERVLGSDGLVTAGEGERWWWKEKQLVELENLVGPITGVDPAVLKNLKAGHAYLVTPLARDAAGREVNTDGDRAAAAVAGGIGAEQLVLVTDVAHLLIDDQPVRRITAEAAARFRDKGATGGMRKKLRAAGEALDRGVDRVVIGSAPVTDLIAERTGTVITRA
- a CDS encoding type 1 glutamine amidotransferase, coding for MAKSRVLVVNNGTLSLKQLRGRFEELGSETDVVRAEEVPADLGGRYQAIVLSGTKVRAYDSDFYRPLIDLVTHADVPVFGICGGMQIIAVAAGGRLAEGPQRVGGYEVQVDKEEPLFTHVKPTVTVFHRHTLYLQEAPEGFRSIGRSEHAPVEFIRSEDGRIHGAQAHLEFRADGLEILRGFAQLYQ